In Chloroflexota bacterium, a single window of DNA contains:
- a CDS encoding rhomboid family intramembrane serine protease, which translates to MIPLRDINPRRRFPFVTLGIIFFNVLVFLYEFTLPSARALEALVNTWGLVPYRLAQLDFTAILTVFTSMFLHGGFMHLAGNMLYLWIFGDNIEAALGPLRFLIFYLLCGVGAAVGQVLMDTTSTVPMVGASGAISGVLGAYLMLYPHAEVETLILFGYFMRLVRMPALIVLGLWIVTQLLSGVLSLGMQATGGVAWFAHIGGFLAGVALVGLFRRKRWWE; encoded by the coding sequence ATGATTCCATTACGCGATATCAACCCCAGACGTCGCTTCCCGTTTGTTACGCTTGGCATTATCTTCTTCAATGTGCTGGTCTTTCTCTATGAGTTCACGTTGCCCTCTGCCAGAGCACTTGAGGCGCTGGTTAATACCTGGGGTTTGGTGCCCTATCGGTTGGCCCAGCTCGATTTCACTGCGATTCTGACCGTGTTCACTTCCATGTTTCTGCATGGAGGTTTCATGCATCTGGCAGGCAACATGCTCTATCTGTGGATCTTTGGCGACAATATCGAGGCAGCGCTTGGGCCTTTGCGCTTTCTGATTTTCTACCTGTTGTGTGGCGTGGGAGCGGCTGTGGGGCAGGTGCTGATGGATACGACTTCCACGGTTCCCATGGTTGGGGCAAGCGGTGCTATCTCGGGAGTGCTGGGGGCTTATTTGATGCTCTATCCCCATGCAGAGGTTGAGACATTGATCCTGTTTGGGTACTTCATGCGCCTGGTCAGGATGCCAGCGTTGATCGTGCTTGGATTGTGGATTGTGACGCAGTTGCTGAGCGGGGTCTTGTCCCTGGGCATGCAAGCCACAGGAGGCGTGGCGTGGTTTGCGCATATCGGGGGATTCCTTGCTGGCGTGGCGTTGGTGGGTTTGTTCAGACGAAAGCGGTGGTGGGAATAA
- the miaB gene encoding tRNA (N6-isopentenyl adenosine(37)-C2)-methylthiotransferase MiaB, producing MKRYYLWTIGCQMNDSDAMRIEHGLAEMGFSPIPQPTEADLVILLTCVVRQSAEDKVVGRLSSLKHLRRSNPRACIVVMGCFVDNEQTLSARFPYVDAFFKPSDIEGLLQFARQSLAAVPEPQAYPLALPVCAYVPISYGCDHHCTYCIVRLRRGRQRSRLLPEIVAEVCGLVQNGVREVSLLGQNVDAYGQDLPPGAPDLADVLVALEEIPELWRIRFLTSHPGDMSQKLIETVANSAKVCPHFELPVQSGDDLILQRMGRHYTVAQYRSLIAAIRERIPSCSIATDVIVGFPGESNAQFQATCDLIASLRFDAVHIAKYSPRPGTPAARLPDDVPPEEKERRRALLEELQTQISSEINAALLGQCVEVLVEEQHRGRWRGRTVTNKLVFFADAADRRGQLVTVEITHTGPWSLLGRIVR from the coding sequence ATGAAACGCTACTATCTCTGGACCATCGGCTGCCAGATGAACGATTCCGACGCCATGCGCATTGAACATGGCTTAGCGGAGATGGGATTCAGTCCAATCCCACAACCCACCGAAGCAGACTTGGTGATCCTGCTTACCTGCGTCGTGCGCCAAAGCGCTGAAGATAAAGTGGTTGGTCGGTTGAGTTCCCTGAAGCACCTGCGGCGCAGCAACCCGCGCGCTTGTATCGTGGTCATGGGCTGCTTCGTCGACAACGAACAAACCCTGTCTGCTCGCTTCCCCTACGTGGACGCCTTCTTCAAACCCTCGGACATCGAGGGGCTGCTCCAATTCGCCCGCCAGTCCCTGGCTGCCGTACCAGAGCCACAGGCATATCCCCTTGCTCTGCCGGTTTGCGCCTACGTCCCTATCTCCTATGGCTGCGACCACCACTGCACCTACTGCATCGTGCGCCTGCGCCGTGGCAGACAACGCAGCCGCCTCCTGCCGGAGATTGTCGCCGAGGTATGCGGGCTGGTGCAAAATGGCGTGCGCGAGGTCTCCCTACTGGGACAAAACGTGGATGCCTATGGACAGGATCTGCCTCCTGGTGCACCAGATTTGGCCGATGTCCTCGTTGCCCTCGAAGAAATACCAGAACTCTGGCGCATCCGCTTTCTCACCTCCCATCCCGGCGACATGAGCCAGAAATTGATCGAAACCGTGGCCAATTCCGCCAAGGTCTGCCCCCATTTTGAACTGCCCGTGCAGTCCGGTGACGACCTCATCCTGCAACGCATGGGTCGCCACTACACAGTGGCGCAATACCGTAGCCTGATCGCCGCCATTCGTGAGCGTATACCAAGCTGCAGCATCGCCACCGATGTCATCGTGGGTTTCCCCGGCGAAAGCAACGCACAATTCCAAGCCACTTGCGATCTGATAGCGTCTTTGCGCTTTGACGCCGTGCATATCGCCAAGTATTCCCCACGACCGGGGACGCCCGCCGCACGCTTGCCCGATGACGTGCCGCCCGAGGAAAAAGAAAGACGGCGCGCTTTGCTGGAAGAACTGCAGACCCAAATCTCCAGCGAAATCAACGCTGCCCTGCTGGGACAATGCGTAGAAGTGCTGGTCGAGGAACAGCATCGTGGCCGATGGAGAGGGCGCACTGTAACCAATAAGTTAGTTTTTTTCGCGGACGCTGCTGACCGCCGTGGCCAGTTGGTAACGGTGGAGATCACGCATACTGGCCCCTGGTCCCTCCTGGGCAGGATTGTGCGCTAG
- a CDS encoding aminoacyl-tRNA deacylase: MKQKTNSMRFLEARKIPYEAHEFSPEIRSAEEVAQVLHLPVSQVYKTLVVVRERGRPLLVMVPGDKSLDLKLLAKQVGEKKLRMATHREAEALTGLQVGGISALSLLHKGFEIYADAAILGLSKVCISAGCRGINLSLSPRDLLQVTGARLVNLEELGEEKEVTL, from the coding sequence ATGAAACAGAAAACCAACTCCATGCGCTTTTTGGAAGCGAGAAAGATCCCTTACGAGGCGCATGAATTCTCGCCCGAGATCCGTTCCGCCGAGGAAGTAGCTCAAGTCCTCCACCTGCCAGTCAGCCAAGTGTACAAGACGCTCGTAGTCGTCCGGGAACGGGGACGCCCCTTGTTGGTCATGGTACCCGGAGACAAGTCCTTGGATTTGAAACTGCTGGCCAAGCAGGTCGGGGAGAAAAAATTACGCATGGCGACGCACAGAGAAGCAGAAGCGCTCACCGGGCTCCAAGTGGGAGGCATCTCGGCACTCAGCCTCCTGCACAAGGGCTTTGAGATCTACGCTGATGCTGCGATCCTGGGCTTGTCCAAAGTGTGTATCAGTGCTGGCTGTCGTGGCATTAATCTCAGTTTGAGCCCCCGTGATCTGCTCCAGGTCACCGGGGCACGCCTGGTCAACCTGGAAGAATTGGGGGAAGAAAAGGAGGTAACGCTATGA
- a CDS encoding HAD family hydrolase: MDGVIVSGNTVIPGAEDFINRLISRGHKFLILTNNPIYTPLDLQHRLQALGLNIPAKRFFTSAMATAQFLHSQRPRGTAFVIGESGLTSALHEIGYILTEHNPDYVVLGETTAYSYDKITQAVRLVAAGARFIATNPDVSGPAEGGIAPACGAMAAVIEKATGVQPYFIGKPNPLMMRNALRYLQEHSENTIMVGDRMDTDIIAGIESGMETILVLSGVTKREDIDRYPYRPTHILPSVAEIEL, from the coding sequence ATGGATGGCGTCATCGTCTCAGGGAATACCGTGATTCCCGGGGCCGAAGATTTTATTAACCGACTCATCAGCCGTGGACACAAATTCCTCATCCTGACCAACAACCCCATTTACACCCCGCTAGACCTGCAGCATCGCCTGCAAGCACTGGGGCTCAACATCCCTGCCAAGCGGTTCTTCACCTCGGCCATGGCCACGGCGCAATTCCTGCACTCACAGCGTCCCAGGGGCACTGCCTTCGTCATCGGCGAAAGCGGACTGACCAGCGCCTTGCACGAGATTGGCTACATCCTCACTGAGCACAACCCAGATTATGTCGTGTTGGGCGAGACGACCGCCTATAGTTATGACAAAATCACGCAAGCGGTGCGCTTGGTCGCTGCAGGAGCACGCTTTATCGCCACGAACCCAGACGTCAGTGGCCCAGCCGAGGGAGGCATCGCTCCTGCCTGTGGCGCCATGGCTGCCGTTATCGAGAAAGCAACAGGCGTCCAGCCCTACTTCATCGGCAAGCCGAATCCATTAATGATGCGCAACGCCCTGCGCTACCTGCAGGAACACTCCGAAAACACCATCATGGTTGGCGACCGCATGGACACGGACATTATCGCTGGCATCGAGAGCGGCATGGAAACCATCCTCGTTCTGAGCGGCGTCACCAAACGCGAGGACATAGACCGCTACCCCTACCGCCCTACCCACATCCTTCCTTCAGTCGCCGAAATCGAACTCTAA
- a CDS encoding galactokinase, whose amino-acid sequence MSVQDLYREVQEAFARRFPGAPPRIFQAPGRVNLIGEHTDYNDGFVLPVAIDRQVVLAARAREDRQVRLWSLHFQQGSEFSLDDIVPEPSAPWSNYVRGVALMLQRDGFALRGMDAVVAGNVPIGSGLSSSAAIEVATAVTFRDLCHLDIAPVALALLCQRAENEFVGMKCGIMDQFIAVLGQRNHALLIDCRSLGYELVPLPARVAIVVCDTMKRRGLVDSEYNARRQECEQGVAILRQYLPRIKALRDVSSQDLARYGQSLPPVVRKRCAHVVSENERTLQAVAVLRAGRVAEFGRLMDQSHVSLRNDYEVSCRELDCMVELAHATPGCLGARMTGAGFGGCTVNLVRTEATAAFAQQVAEGYRKEMGVMPEIYVCEASAGAGSLAS is encoded by the coding sequence ATGAGCGTACAAGATCTCTACCGAGAGGTGCAGGAGGCTTTTGCACGGCGTTTTCCTGGCGCACCACCGCGCATTTTTCAGGCGCCAGGTCGGGTCAATCTCATTGGCGAACACACCGATTACAACGATGGCTTTGTGTTGCCGGTGGCCATTGACCGCCAAGTAGTGCTCGCGGCGCGGGCGCGGGAGGATCGGCAGGTCAGGCTGTGGTCGCTCCATTTCCAACAGGGCAGCGAGTTCTCGCTGGACGACATTGTGCCTGAGCCGTCTGCGCCCTGGAGCAATTATGTGCGCGGAGTGGCTTTGATGCTGCAGCGAGATGGCTTTGCGCTGCGAGGCATGGATGCCGTAGTTGCGGGGAATGTGCCGATTGGTTCTGGGCTTTCCTCTTCGGCCGCCATCGAGGTGGCTACGGCGGTAACTTTTCGCGACCTGTGCCATTTGGACATCGCGCCAGTGGCATTGGCTTTGCTCTGTCAACGAGCGGAGAACGAGTTCGTAGGCATGAAATGTGGCATCATGGATCAGTTCATTGCAGTGTTGGGACAGCGCAACCATGCCCTGCTGATCGATTGCCGCAGCCTGGGCTACGAGTTAGTGCCCCTGCCAGCGAGGGTTGCGATAGTGGTTTGCGATACGATGAAGCGCCGCGGCCTGGTGGATTCAGAGTACAATGCACGGCGGCAGGAATGCGAGCAGGGCGTGGCCATCTTGAGGCAGTATTTGCCCAGGATAAAGGCATTGCGGGATGTGAGCAGCCAGGACCTGGCACGCTATGGTCAGTCTTTGCCGCCCGTTGTGCGCAAGCGCTGTGCCCATGTAGTTAGCGAAAACGAGCGCACGCTGCAAGCTGTCGCCGTGCTGCGGGCAGGGCGAGTGGCAGAATTCGGTCGGCTGATGGATCAATCCCATGTCAGCCTGCGCAACGACTATGAGGTGAGTTGCCGAGAATTGGACTGCATGGTCGAGTTAGCCCATGCAACCCCGGGCTGCCTGGGAGCGCGGATGACCGGCGCAGGCTTTGGGGGATGCACGGTGAATCTGGTGCGAACGGAAGCAACGGCGGCCTTTGCACAGCAGGTGGCAGAGGGTTATCGGAAAGAAATGGGAGTGATGCCGGAGATTTACGTGTGCGAGGCTAGCGCAGGGGCAGGTAGCCTCGCATCCTGA
- a CDS encoding S8 family serine peptidase, giving the protein MNSRPLIQRNIPHWQPSRLYPILLFILVLLGSVASPLLHAQEPEDHYVLDSTLRLLRSMRAAGNAPPRLRDLLQSEKVEVSIRFRSGLWQPNLAQMEKQLGVEFARAQGKIARIGTIYGARVPWDALERLATWPGVERVDSTWKPAVASALDVSIPEIRANQVWNLLDASGWPLTGRGVTIAVFDTGVDFFHPDLWRADGGTYSWLDVNSNGAFDPGVDAVDLNRNGSAEAIELLNFVDAASFSSDNIPGTNDSTFHAATDWLYNDANGNSQRDFGPLRGFVESDPTYGERLFLLNDSNGNGTVDIGEVLLALGSCKVQKVLGPNGSEYTRGVNLIEAPPDRDGHGTQVCSILSGGIPGLRRYVGVAPDAKLLMANREKNDHNTYIQWAEENGAQVMLYAFGSWIQEFMDGSSNLERALDIEAAKGIIQVAAAGNLAESRKHAQRILSGTAQDNIRFAVPPGLGLKEAYLSILWRAPLDAVSVQLVTPSGTTVPLPGNSTFVLADGHYIYSACDRSTATSRFDIWIQRSNTYIASGNWTLRLRNHTTSWVNVHAYVADDVSNWEGGITFLDYVDATCTVTSPGTANSAITVASYSTRAREGTTLPGALSPFSSRGPRIDGEWIMDVAAPGHYSDIACASSKDVAGATFGQYAWFGGTSAAAPHVAGAVALLLQKNLSLGSAQMMQLLQSTARQDAYTGVRNENWGYGKLDVFAALNAIPTPTLTPTPTLTPTITPTPRARLFLPLIMRGF; this is encoded by the coding sequence GTGAATTCTAGACCTCTGATTCAGCGAAATATCCCGCACTGGCAGCCCAGCAGGCTGTATCCGATCCTTTTGTTCATCCTGGTCCTGCTTGGCAGCGTTGCGTCTCCGCTGCTCCATGCCCAAGAGCCCGAAGACCACTACGTCCTGGACTCCACGCTGCGCTTGCTACGCTCCATGCGTGCCGCAGGGAATGCCCCACCTCGCCTGCGCGACCTCCTGCAGTCCGAAAAGGTGGAAGTGAGCATCCGCTTCCGCTCCGGTCTTTGGCAACCCAACCTAGCGCAGATGGAGAAGCAACTCGGTGTTGAGTTCGCACGTGCGCAGGGCAAAATCGCTCGCATCGGCACGATATACGGAGCACGCGTGCCTTGGGATGCGCTGGAGCGACTGGCTACGTGGCCGGGAGTGGAGCGCGTAGATTCCACCTGGAAACCCGCCGTCGCATCTGCACTGGACGTGAGCATTCCCGAGATCCGCGCCAATCAAGTTTGGAATTTGCTCGACGCCAGTGGTTGGCCATTGACCGGCCGCGGAGTTACCATCGCCGTTTTCGATACGGGGGTGGACTTCTTTCACCCTGACCTGTGGCGCGCCGATGGCGGGACATATTCCTGGCTGGATGTGAACAGCAATGGAGCCTTCGATCCTGGTGTTGATGCGGTTGACCTCAACCGCAATGGTTCAGCGGAGGCTATAGAACTGCTCAATTTCGTGGACGCCGCCTCTTTCTCAAGCGACAACATCCCCGGTACCAACGATAGCACCTTTCACGCTGCCACAGACTGGCTGTACAACGATGCCAACGGCAATAGCCAAAGGGATTTTGGCCCCTTGCGCGGGTTTGTGGAGAGCGACCCAACCTATGGCGAACGCCTCTTCTTGCTCAACGACAGCAACGGCAACGGCACAGTAGACATCGGAGAGGTGTTGCTCGCCTTGGGCTCCTGCAAAGTACAAAAAGTGCTTGGCCCAAACGGCAGCGAATACACCCGTGGTGTAAACCTAATCGAAGCCCCGCCTGACCGGGATGGCCATGGCACCCAAGTATGCAGCATCTTGTCGGGCGGCATTCCCGGATTGCGTCGCTACGTCGGCGTAGCGCCGGATGCCAAGCTGCTGATGGCGAATCGGGAGAAGAACGACCACAACACCTACATCCAGTGGGCTGAGGAAAATGGCGCTCAGGTCATGCTCTATGCATTTGGCAGTTGGATTCAGGAATTCATGGATGGTTCGTCCAATCTAGAGCGAGCGCTCGATATTGAAGCAGCCAAGGGCATCATCCAGGTCGCGGCTGCTGGCAATCTCGCTGAAAGCCGCAAACATGCACAGCGCATTCTGAGTGGCACTGCACAAGATAATATACGCTTCGCCGTCCCTCCTGGTCTGGGCTTGAAGGAAGCCTACCTAAGCATCCTTTGGCGTGCTCCACTGGATGCAGTGAGCGTGCAACTTGTTACACCGTCCGGCACCACCGTGCCCCTGCCAGGGAATAGCACCTTCGTGCTCGCCGATGGCCACTACATCTACAGTGCGTGCGATCGCTCTACCGCTACCTCTCGCTTCGACATCTGGATACAACGCAGTAACACCTATATTGCATCAGGTAACTGGACCTTGCGCCTGCGAAACCATACCACCTCTTGGGTCAATGTCCATGCCTACGTAGCAGATGACGTCTCCAACTGGGAAGGCGGCATCACCTTCCTAGACTACGTGGATGCAACGTGCACGGTGACCTCACCAGGAACTGCAAACAGCGCCATCACTGTAGCCTCCTACAGCACGCGCGCTAGAGAAGGCACCACCCTTCCCGGGGCATTGTCCCCCTTCAGCAGCCGAGGTCCGCGCATTGATGGCGAATGGATTATGGATGTAGCTGCTCCCGGGCACTATTCGGACATCGCCTGTGCCAGTTCCAAAGACGTTGCCGGTGCAACCTTCGGACAATACGCCTGGTTCGGTGGAACAAGCGCAGCAGCCCCCCACGTCGCCGGAGCCGTTGCTCTCCTGCTGCAGAAGAACCTATCACTCGGTTCGGCGCAGATGATGCAACTGCTGCAGAGCACAGCACGGCAAGACGCCTACACCGGCGTCAGAAACGAAAACTGGGGCTATGGCAAACTGGACGTCTTTGCCGCATTGAACGCCATCCCAACGCCCACGCTCACACCTACCCCTACGCTGACTCCCACCATCACGCCCACTCCACGTGCCCGTCTCTTCCTGCCCCTGATCATGCGCGGATTTTGA
- a CDS encoding UTP--glucose-1-phosphate uridylyltransferase: MKVQDVYKAVIPVGGLGTRLLPATKVLPKELLPVGRRPMVQYVVEEMRAAGLENICFVTGRRKTLIQEHFDHDPELVRHLQDRGLDELLAELAYLESGLHLTYIRQSGPQGLADALSLAEDFVAGQPFVLALGDSIICEAEMGSLLRKMIEEHLERDAAATIAVENVPPEKTKPYTFVCPQEGTTTKNKTFDIAELSDKPQPNQTTGNWAIAARFVFSPDIFAAVRRSRPARSGELRLIDAIRILLRQGKKVQAVPLLPGQRRHDIGSFGGYFRAFLEFALMDRYFGDEVRRYLKEVLTREDDWPHED; the protein is encoded by the coding sequence ATGAAAGTCCAGGACGTTTACAAAGCGGTGATCCCCGTGGGTGGCCTGGGGACACGCCTCTTGCCTGCCACGAAGGTATTGCCCAAGGAATTGCTGCCGGTGGGACGTCGCCCTATGGTCCAGTATGTCGTCGAGGAGATGCGCGCCGCCGGCTTGGAGAACATCTGCTTCGTCACTGGTCGCAGGAAGACGCTCATTCAGGAGCATTTCGACCACGACCCCGAACTAGTGCGTCACCTCCAAGACCGTGGCCTCGATGAACTCTTGGCCGAACTGGCTTACCTGGAATCTGGCCTGCATCTCACCTACATTCGGCAGAGCGGGCCACAAGGTCTGGCAGATGCGTTGAGCCTGGCTGAGGATTTTGTCGCAGGACAACCTTTTGTGCTCGCTCTGGGAGATTCCATCATCTGCGAGGCAGAAATGGGTTCCTTGCTGCGCAAGATGATCGAGGAACACCTCGAACGAGATGCCGCGGCGACGATAGCGGTCGAGAATGTGCCTCCCGAAAAAACCAAACCGTACACCTTTGTATGCCCTCAGGAGGGTACAACGACCAAAAACAAGACATTTGACATCGCCGAACTGAGCGACAAGCCCCAGCCCAACCAGACCACAGGCAATTGGGCCATAGCAGCGCGCTTTGTCTTCAGTCCAGATATTTTCGCTGCGGTCCGCCGCTCCAGACCAGCCCGCAGCGGTGAACTGCGCCTGATTGATGCCATTCGCATCTTGTTGCGCCAAGGGAAGAAGGTGCAAGCAGTGCCTCTTTTGCCCGGTCAACGACGCCACGACATCGGCAGTTTTGGCGGCTACTTCCGTGCCTTCCTGGAATTCGCTCTCATGGATCGCTACTTTGGCGACGAGGTACGCCGTTATCTGAAAGAAGTGCTGACGAGGGAAGATGACTGGCCCCACGAGGATTGA
- a CDS encoding site-2 protease family protein — translation MDIAQQLAMEIHSVFAVEALTTELDGRTIRLQGQLLTDSETAYAHIAERFKIYGYTPLLRKQKDRFVVSAVPIVFSAKPTWDYGAIVLFGLTVLSVLYAGALMQAPDFTWPLLHPLAGLPFAFGLLTVLVAHELGHYLTARRLGVATSLPYFIPMPLHFFGTMGAIIRTRAPMRNRRQVLALGAAGPLAGLIVAIPILVFGLMQSQVLPIPKRPGIIIEGNFLLYALLKFLVFGRFLPSHGYDVFLHPTAFGAWAALLVTGLNLIPAGQLDGGHVSYALLGNKARWLSRLAVIAALVLGMLWSGWLLFALLLLVLGQRHAEPLDDVTSLTTKEKLFAIFMLLVFIMLFTPVPLTVQ, via the coding sequence ATGGATATCGCACAACAACTGGCTATGGAAATTCACTCTGTTTTCGCTGTAGAAGCCCTCACCACCGAGCTGGATGGGCGAACTATCAGATTGCAAGGGCAACTTCTCACTGACTCTGAGACAGCGTACGCACATATTGCCGAACGTTTCAAAATCTATGGATACACCCCACTGTTGCGCAAACAAAAGGATCGCTTCGTAGTGAGTGCCGTGCCCATCGTCTTCAGCGCTAAACCAACCTGGGACTATGGCGCTATCGTGCTCTTTGGACTGACCGTCCTTTCCGTGCTCTATGCCGGTGCCCTCATGCAAGCGCCCGACTTCACCTGGCCACTGCTGCATCCTCTAGCCGGATTGCCCTTTGCCTTTGGACTGCTCACCGTCCTCGTCGCGCACGAATTGGGGCATTACCTGACCGCACGCCGCCTGGGTGTGGCCACAAGCCTGCCCTACTTCATTCCCATGCCGCTGCACTTTTTTGGCACCATGGGCGCCATCATCCGCACGCGGGCTCCTATGCGCAATCGCCGTCAGGTGCTGGCTCTCGGCGCTGCTGGCCCCCTCGCCGGACTCATCGTAGCCATCCCTATCCTCGTCTTCGGCCTGATGCAATCGCAAGTGCTACCCATCCCCAAGCGCCCTGGTATCATTATAGAAGGCAACTTCTTGCTCTACGCTCTACTGAAATTTCTGGTGTTTGGACGATTCCTTCCCAGCCATGGCTACGACGTCTTCTTGCATCCGACCGCTTTTGGAGCATGGGCCGCTCTGCTCGTCACTGGCTTGAACCTGATACCTGCAGGGCAATTGGATGGGGGGCATGTTTCCTACGCTTTGCTGGGCAACAAGGCGCGCTGGCTGAGCCGTCTGGCCGTTATCGCTGCGCTGGTGTTGGGCATGCTCTGGTCTGGTTGGCTTCTGTTCGCTTTGCTCCTCCTAGTGCTTGGACAGCGCCACGCGGAGCCTTTGGATGATGTGACCTCGCTCACGACCAAAGAGAAACTTTTTGCTATTTTTATGTTGCTGGTATTCATCATGCTTTTCACTCCCGTACCATTGACCGTTCAGTAA
- a CDS encoding isoamylase early set domain-containing protein, producing MIYKRASTDPNKIIVRFELPSAIWADSVHLVGDFNNWNESSHPMIRDRDEGTWYIVLELERGKEYQFRYLVNGREWHNDWKADKYVPNLYGGTNSVVCAELPPADESVAGE from the coding sequence ATGATTTACAAAAGAGCCTCGACGGATCCGAACAAAATCATCGTGAGGTTCGAATTGCCTTCCGCTATCTGGGCTGATTCCGTCCACCTGGTGGGCGATTTCAATAATTGGAATGAATCTTCGCATCCCATGATCCGTGACCGGGATGAAGGCACCTGGTACATCGTCCTTGAACTCGAGCGGGGAAAGGAGTATCAATTCCGTTACCTGGTCAACGGACGCGAATGGCACAACGATTGGAAGGCAGACAAATACGTGCCCAACCTTTACGGCGGCACAAATTCGGTCGTGTGCGCCGAACTACCACCAGCAGATGAGAGCGTGGCCGGGGAATGA
- the hxlB gene encoding 6-phospho-3-hexuloisomerase, translating into MDWNGWLRTDLEELQGVLSRVQGTEVEGLCDLILAARRIFVVGQGRSGLLMRMFALRLMQLGLTVHVVGDVTTPAIGAGDLLVACSGSGETAGALTPARKARQLGAKVAAVVSRSGSTLSQLAEHTLLVPGETPKVSMEQKSKLPLATILEQAMLIVLDCVIARLAERLGQSNESMMTRHANLE; encoded by the coding sequence ATGGATTGGAATGGGTGGCTGCGCACCGATCTAGAAGAGCTCCAGGGGGTTCTATCAAGAGTGCAAGGCACGGAGGTAGAGGGGCTTTGCGACCTGATCCTCGCCGCGCGACGGATTTTCGTTGTCGGGCAGGGCCGATCCGGATTGCTCATGAGGATGTTTGCACTGCGCCTGATGCAACTGGGTTTGACCGTGCATGTCGTCGGCGATGTGACGACACCGGCCATCGGCGCTGGGGATTTGCTGGTGGCATGCTCAGGCAGTGGGGAGACGGCAGGGGCATTGACCCCGGCACGCAAGGCGCGACAACTTGGGGCGAAAGTCGCTGCGGTTGTCTCGCGCTCCGGTTCGACACTCAGTCAACTGGCGGAGCACACGCTCCTCGTCCCTGGGGAAACGCCTAAGGTGAGCATGGAACAGAAAAGCAAGTTGCCCCTGGCCACCATCCTGGAGCAGGCGATGCTCATCGTGCTCGACTGTGTGATAGCAAGGCTGGCGGAGCGCTTGGGTCAGAGTAACGAGAGCATGATGACTCGCCATGCTAATCTAGAGTAG